A genome region from Marinobacter panjinensis includes the following:
- the dnaE gene encoding DNA polymerase III subunit alpha has product MSQTFVHLRVHSEYSMVDGLVRVKPLISRVAELGMPAVGLTEQSNMCSLVRFYKAAMGAGVKPVIGADLWIENPEEPDNPFRITLLARDNDGYLNLTEVVSLGYTEGQRFGKPIIQRKWLEDRSGGLIALSGARMGDVGKALMAGKLDLARQRAEYWMTLYPGSFYLELQRTGRPGDEDCLHLNIELAEALSCPVVATNDVHFLHAEDFEAHEARVCIGESRTLDDPRRDRRFSDQQYLRSAEEMIELFSDIPEAVENTVEIARRCSVQVRMGEYFLPNYPIPDGMTMDEYFRKVSEEGLEERLAKTLSKDDPDYDTKREAYYTRLNFELDIITQMGFPGYFLIVMDFIKWAKNNGVPVGPGRGSGAGSLVAYAQLITDLDPLEYDLLFERFLNPERVSMPDFDVDFCMEGRDRVIAYVAEKYGREAVSQIITFGTMAAKAVVRDVARVQGKSYGLADKMSKMIPFEPGMTLEKALEQEPQLVEFLENDEEAQEIWEMALKLEGVCRNAGKHAGGVVIAPTKITDFSPLYCDDEGGSLVTQFDKGDVEDAGLVKFDFLGLRTLTIIDWALKMINPRREKQGKPALDINEIPLDDVPSFTMLKKAETTAVFQLESRGMKDLIRRLQPDSLEDMIALVALFRPGPLQSGMVDDFIDRKHGRQPMSFPHPDYQYDGLKPVLEPTYGVILYQEQVMQIAQVMAGYTLGNADMLRRAMGKKKPEEMAKQKQFFLDGCEKNGIDKTLAENIFDLVEKFAGYGFNKSHSAAYALVSYQTLWLKAHYPAEFMAAVLTADMQNTDKVVTLVEECRSMGLELLVPDVSRSEFTFTVNEDGAIIYGLGAIKGLGEGPIGSIQAGRADGEPYQDIFDFCRRVDLKKVNKRAMEALIRSGAMDKLGAGRAQLMASIDKAIQQAGQQSRNESAGMTDMFGEMLMGGEDGDPYSDVADVREWPKKQRLKGEKDTLGIYLTGHPFDEYEKEVRRFVRSSIADLKPARQPQRVAGLVVAQRSMKTRTGSTMAFITLDDRSARIEATLFSEAFFENRELLQSDQVIVVEGQVSHDDYSGQMKMRVNSVMDVGTARQQFSRGLKLAIHADQLQNGLLDKLDSTLRPFRCEGSPVWIEYSSDNASTRIELGESWRVQPDDDLLLELKYLVGDQSVELVYD; this is encoded by the coding sequence ATGTCACAGACCTTTGTCCACCTCCGCGTGCACTCCGAATATTCCATGGTAGATGGGCTGGTGCGGGTGAAACCGCTGATCAGTCGGGTTGCAGAGCTGGGCATGCCAGCGGTTGGCCTGACCGAGCAGTCCAACATGTGTTCCCTGGTGCGTTTCTATAAGGCTGCCATGGGTGCCGGGGTAAAACCCGTCATTGGTGCGGATCTCTGGATTGAAAACCCGGAAGAGCCGGACAACCCTTTCCGTATTACCCTGCTGGCACGTGATAACGACGGTTATCTGAATCTCACCGAAGTGGTTTCCCTGGGGTATACGGAAGGGCAGCGGTTCGGCAAGCCCATCATCCAGCGCAAGTGGTTGGAAGACCGCTCCGGTGGGCTTATTGCCCTGTCGGGGGCGCGGATGGGCGATGTCGGCAAGGCACTGATGGCCGGCAAGCTGGATCTTGCCCGGCAGCGCGCTGAATACTGGATGACGCTTTATCCCGGGTCGTTTTACCTGGAACTTCAGCGCACCGGCCGGCCGGGAGATGAAGACTGCCTGCACCTGAATATCGAACTGGCAGAAGCCCTTTCATGCCCGGTAGTAGCCACGAATGACGTTCACTTCCTCCACGCCGAAGATTTCGAGGCCCACGAGGCCAGGGTCTGCATCGGCGAAAGCCGCACCCTCGATGACCCGAGACGGGATCGCCGCTTCAGCGATCAGCAATACCTGCGCAGTGCCGAGGAAATGATCGAGCTGTTCTCGGACATTCCCGAGGCGGTGGAGAACACGGTCGAGATTGCCCGTCGTTGCTCGGTACAGGTGCGGATGGGTGAGTACTTCCTGCCGAACTATCCCATCCCTGATGGCATGACCATGGATGAATACTTCCGCAAGGTGTCGGAAGAGGGCCTGGAAGAGCGGCTGGCGAAGACCCTGAGCAAGGATGACCCGGACTACGACACCAAGCGCGAGGCCTACTACACACGGCTGAATTTCGAGCTCGATATCATCACCCAGATGGGCTTCCCCGGCTACTTCCTGATCGTTATGGACTTCATCAAGTGGGCCAAGAATAACGGCGTGCCGGTGGGCCCGGGTCGGGGCTCCGGTGCCGGCTCGCTGGTGGCCTACGCCCAGTTGATTACCGATCTGGACCCACTGGAATACGACCTGCTGTTCGAGCGCTTCCTGAACCCGGAGCGGGTATCCATGCCCGACTTCGACGTGGATTTCTGCATGGAAGGCCGTGACCGGGTCATCGCCTATGTGGCAGAGAAATACGGCCGTGAAGCGGTATCCCAGATCATCACCTTCGGTACCATGGCCGCCAAGGCGGTGGTTCGCGACGTGGCTCGGGTTCAGGGCAAGTCCTACGGGCTGGCGGACAAGATGTCCAAGATGATTCCTTTCGAGCCGGGCATGACCCTGGAGAAAGCCCTGGAACAGGAGCCGCAGCTGGTCGAGTTCCTGGAAAACGACGAGGAAGCCCAGGAAATCTGGGAAATGGCCCTTAAGCTTGAGGGTGTCTGCCGTAATGCCGGGAAACACGCCGGTGGTGTGGTGATCGCGCCCACCAAGATTACCGACTTCTCGCCACTGTATTGCGATGATGAGGGCGGCAGCCTGGTAACGCAGTTCGACAAGGGTGATGTGGAAGATGCCGGTCTGGTGAAGTTCGACTTCCTGGGCCTGCGAACCCTTACCATCATCGACTGGGCCCTGAAGATGATCAATCCTCGCCGGGAGAAACAGGGCAAGCCGGCACTGGACATCAACGAGATACCGCTGGACGACGTTCCGTCTTTCACCATGCTCAAGAAAGCGGAAACCACCGCGGTATTCCAGCTGGAATCCCGTGGCATGAAAGACCTGATCCGCCGCCTGCAGCCGGATTCCCTGGAAGACATGATCGCCCTTGTGGCGCTGTTCCGTCCCGGCCCGCTGCAATCGGGCATGGTGGATGACTTTATCGACCGTAAACACGGCCGACAGCCGATGTCGTTTCCGCACCCGGACTATCAGTATGATGGCCTGAAGCCGGTTCTGGAGCCCACCTACGGGGTTATCCTGTACCAGGAACAGGTCATGCAGATCGCCCAGGTGATGGCCGGCTACACGCTCGGTAACGCCGACATGCTGCGTCGGGCCATGGGCAAGAAAAAGCCCGAGGAGATGGCCAAGCAGAAGCAGTTCTTCCTGGACGGCTGTGAAAAGAACGGCATCGACAAGACGCTGGCGGAAAACATCTTCGACCTCGTCGAGAAGTTCGCCGGTTACGGCTTCAACAAATCCCACTCAGCTGCCTACGCCCTGGTTTCCTACCAGACGCTCTGGCTGAAGGCTCATTATCCAGCTGAGTTCATGGCAGCGGTGCTGACAGCGGACATGCAGAACACTGACAAGGTGGTCACGCTGGTGGAGGAATGCCGCAGTATGGGGCTGGAGCTGCTGGTGCCTGATGTCAGCCGTTCCGAGTTCACCTTCACGGTGAACGAGGATGGCGCCATTATTTACGGCCTGGGCGCGATCAAGGGCCTGGGCGAGGGCCCGATTGGCAGCATCCAGGCCGGGCGCGCAGATGGTGAACCCTACCAGGATATATTTGATTTCTGCCGCCGCGTGGACCTGAAGAAAGTGAACAAGCGGGCCATGGAGGCGCTGATTCGTTCCGGGGCCATGGACAAGCTGGGCGCCGGACGTGCACAGCTGATGGCAAGCATTGATAAGGCCATTCAACAGGCCGGCCAGCAGTCCCGCAACGAATCCGCAGGTATGACGGATATGTTCGGCGAAATGCTCATGGGCGGTGAGGATGGCGACCCCTACTCTGATGTGGCAGATGTACGGGAATGGCCAAAGAAACAGCGCTTGAAAGGGGAGAAGGATACCCTCGGCATTTATCTGACCGGCCACCCCTTCGATGAATATGAGAAAGAGGTTCGACGGTTTGTGCGTTCCTCCATTGCCGACCTCAAGCCTGCGCGACAACCCCAGCGCGTTGCTGGCCTGGTGGTGGCTCAACGCTCAATGAAAACCCGTACCGGCTCTACCATGGCGTTTATCACCCTGGACGACCGCAGTGCCCGCATCGAGGCAACGCTGTTCTCCGAGGCGTTTTTCGAGAACCGGGAGCTGTTGCAGTCAGACCAGGTGATCGTGGTTGAGGGGCAGGTCAGCCACGACGATTACTCTGGCCAGATGAAAATGCGGGTGAATTCGGTGATGGACGTGGGCACGGCCCGGCAACAGTTCAGCCGCGGACTCAAACTCGCCATTCACGCCGACCAGCTGCAGAACGGCCTGCTGGACAAGCTGGACTCCACTCTGCGGCCCTTCCGTTGTGAAGGCAGCCCGGTATGGATTGAATACAGCAGCGACAACGCCAGCACCCGTATCGAGCTGGGTGAATCCTGGCGTGTTCAGCCAGATGACGACCTTTTGCTGGAGTTGAAATATCTGGTGGGCGACCAGTCCGTAGAACTGGTCTATGATTGA
- the ispD gene encoding 2-C-methyl-D-erythritol 4-phosphate cytidylyltransferase yields MSKPRYWLIVPAAGSGQRMKADCPKQYLRLGQRFILDITLSCLLDNAAFAGCVVATGPNDQWWPETEASKDRRITTCIGGAERAESVLAALDALSDRANDDDWVLVHDAARPCLHADDLAHLLTELKNHPVGGLLATPVADTLKRTGPGSHEVEATVDRRDLWRALTPQMFRFLALKQALESAINSGYPVTDESSAIEFAGQIPCIVEGRPDNIKVTVPADLALAGFILERK; encoded by the coding sequence ATGAGTAAACCCCGCTACTGGCTGATCGTTCCCGCCGCAGGCTCCGGCCAGCGAATGAAGGCTGACTGCCCCAAACAGTACCTTCGGCTGGGCCAGCGTTTTATTCTCGATATCACACTTTCCTGTTTACTGGATAACGCCGCTTTTGCCGGGTGCGTGGTAGCTACAGGGCCCAATGACCAATGGTGGCCGGAAACGGAGGCCAGCAAGGACCGCCGTATCACTACCTGTATCGGTGGTGCGGAGCGTGCAGAGTCAGTGTTGGCGGCCCTCGATGCGTTGTCTGATCGTGCGAATGACGATGACTGGGTTCTGGTCCACGACGCGGCGCGTCCCTGTCTTCATGCTGACGATCTTGCGCATTTGTTAACCGAACTGAAGAATCATCCGGTGGGAGGCTTGCTGGCAACGCCAGTGGCGGATACCCTCAAGCGTACCGGACCCGGGAGCCACGAGGTAGAAGCGACGGTAGACCGTCGTGATCTCTGGCGTGCCCTGACTCCCCAGATGTTTCGTTTCCTGGCACTGAAGCAGGCACTTGAGAGCGCCATCAATTCCGGGTATCCGGTAACCGATGAGTCCTCCGCGATCGAGTTTGCGGGCCAGATACCCTGTATCGTGGAGGGACGACCGGATAACATAAAGGTTACTGTACCTGCCGATCTGGCCCTCGCCGGTTTTATCTTGGAAAGGAAGTAA
- the kdsA gene encoding 3-deoxy-8-phosphooctulonate synthase, with protein sequence MAQSTVNVSGIQIANDKPFVLFGGMNVLESPEIAMEVAEAYVEATGKLGIPYVFKASFDKANRSSVHSFRGPGLEKGLQTLADIKSKFGVPIISDVHEPAQAAPAAEVCDIIQLPAFLSRQTDLVVAMAQTGAVINIKKAQFLAPQEMQHIIKKCEEAGNDKVILCERGSSFGYNNLVVDMLGFGIMKSMNVPVMFDVTHSLQMPGGRADSAGGRRAQVTDLALAGMSQGLAGLFLEAHPDPDKAKCDGPCALRLSQLEAFLQRVKAVDDLVKSFKPIDTA encoded by the coding sequence ATGGCGCAGAGTACGGTCAACGTCTCGGGAATTCAGATCGCTAACGACAAGCCGTTCGTGCTGTTTGGTGGTATGAACGTGCTGGAATCGCCTGAAATAGCCATGGAAGTGGCCGAGGCTTATGTCGAGGCCACAGGCAAGCTCGGTATTCCTTACGTATTCAAGGCTTCCTTCGACAAGGCCAACCGCTCTTCGGTCCACTCGTTCCGTGGTCCGGGCCTCGAGAAAGGCTTGCAGACCCTGGCTGACATCAAGAGCAAATTTGGTGTCCCCATCATTTCCGATGTCCACGAACCGGCCCAGGCAGCCCCGGCTGCTGAAGTCTGTGACATCATCCAGCTGCCCGCCTTCCTGAGCCGCCAGACCGATCTGGTGGTGGCCATGGCCCAGACCGGCGCCGTTATTAATATCAAGAAGGCCCAGTTCCTCGCGCCCCAGGAAATGCAGCACATCATCAAGAAGTGCGAAGAGGCGGGGAACGACAAGGTAATCCTGTGTGAGCGGGGCAGCAGCTTCGGTTATAACAACCTTGTGGTCGACATGTTGGGCTTTGGCATCATGAAGTCCATGAATGTCCCGGTCATGTTTGATGTGACGCATTCGTTGCAGATGCCTGGCGGGCGCGCTGATTCCGCTGGCGGTCGCCGCGCACAGGTAACCGACCTTGCCCTGGCGGGTATGTCCCAGGGTCTGGCAGGTTTATTTCTGGAGGCCCATCCCGATCCGGATAAAGCCAAGTGCGACGGCCCCTGTGCATTGCGGCTGAGTCAGCTGGAGGCCTTTCTTCAGCGAGTCAAAGCTGTGGATGATCTTGTAAAAAGCTTTAAACCTATCGACACCGCCTGA
- the eno gene encoding phosphopyruvate hydratase, which produces MTKIANIKGREVLDSRGNPTVEADVILEDGTIGSACAPSGASTGSREALELRDKDASRYLGKGVLKAIEAVNTKIREALIGKDAADQRTLDNIMLELDGTENKANLGANAILAVSLAAAKAAAASLGKPLYAHIADLNGTSGKYSMPVPMMNILNGGEHADNNVDIQEFMVQPVAAKSFAEALRVGAEIFHSLKKVLKAQGLNTAVGDEGGFAPNLPSNEAALAVIQEAVEKAGYKLGTDVTLALDCASSEFYKDGQYQLSGEGKSFDSAGFADYLAGLCERYPIVSIEDGMDESDWDGWKVLTEKLGSKVQLVGDDLFVTNTKILKQGIDKSIANSILIKFNQIGSLSETLDAIRMAQDAGYTAVISHRSGETEDTTIADLAVATCAGQIKTGSLCRSDRVAKYNQLLRIEEALDGSAPYRGLSEIKGQG; this is translated from the coding sequence ATGACCAAGATTGCTAATATTAAAGGCCGTGAGGTACTGGATTCCCGTGGGAATCCTACGGTTGAAGCGGACGTTATCCTTGAGGATGGAACCATTGGCAGTGCCTGCGCACCCTCTGGCGCTTCCACCGGTTCCCGTGAGGCTCTTGAGCTTCGGGACAAGGATGCCAGCCGTTACTTGGGCAAGGGTGTTCTAAAAGCAATCGAAGCGGTGAACACCAAAATTCGTGAGGCGCTAATTGGCAAAGACGCCGCAGACCAACGTACCCTTGATAACATCATGCTGGAGCTGGATGGCACCGAGAACAAAGCCAACCTGGGCGCCAACGCGATTCTGGCGGTCTCATTGGCAGCCGCCAAGGCCGCCGCCGCGTCACTGGGCAAGCCGCTGTATGCGCACATTGCAGACCTGAACGGCACTTCCGGCAAATACAGCATGCCGGTACCGATGATGAACATCCTGAACGGCGGCGAGCATGCCGACAACAACGTTGATATCCAGGAGTTCATGGTTCAGCCGGTGGCGGCCAAGAGCTTTGCCGAGGCTCTACGTGTAGGCGCAGAGATTTTCCACAGCCTGAAGAAAGTGCTGAAGGCTCAGGGTCTGAACACCGCAGTGGGTGATGAGGGTGGCTTTGCGCCCAACCTGCCGTCCAATGAAGCGGCACTTGCGGTTATCCAGGAAGCGGTGGAGAAGGCCGGCTACAAGCTGGGTACTGATGTGACCCTGGCTCTGGACTGTGCGTCTTCCGAGTTCTACAAGGATGGCCAGTACCAGCTGTCCGGTGAGGGCAAGTCCTTCGATTCCGCTGGTTTTGCCGACTACCTGGCGGGGCTGTGTGAGCGCTATCCGATTGTGTCCATTGAAGATGGTATGGACGAGAGTGACTGGGACGGTTGGAAAGTGCTTACCGAGAAGCTGGGTAGCAAGGTTCAACTCGTGGGTGATGACCTGTTCGTTACCAATACCAAAATCCTCAAGCAGGGGATCGACAAGAGCATTGCCAACTCAATCCTGATCAAGTTCAATCAGATCGGCAGCCTGAGTGAAACCCTGGACGCCATCAGGATGGCCCAGGACGCGGGCTACACGGCGGTGATCTCTCACCGTTCCGGTGAGACCGAGGACACCACTATTGCCGACCTGGCGGTTGCTACCTGTGCCGGGCAGATCAAGACTGGTTCCCTGTGCCGCTCTGACCGGGTGGCCAAGTACAACCAGCTGCTTCGTATCGAGGAAGCACTGGATGGCAGCGCGCCTTATCGTGGCCTGAGCGAGATCAAGGGCCAGGGCTGA
- the tilS gene encoding tRNA lysidine(34) synthetase TilS: protein MTRAGNPGSGSGWPEALCAPVRQLPSAPRLRVALSGGMDSVLLLHVVATLHTDSGRLSAVHVNHQLQPNADRTEQFCQQLCRELGVPLEVRRVVINGREDGASGGVEEAARTARYNVFEEVLTSGELLLMAHHGDDQAETVLFRLLRGTGVAGLGGMPRSRSLGDGMLYRPLLGFSRNELEAWAVAKGISWVEDPSNTDERFDRNFLRQSIMPLLKTRWPSLVNRVAHSARSCREGDELAGKLAEIRFQQCATDQGAISVDALGQLVEVEQKNLIRWWIIRNRYTPPSIADWPQVIEDLVRAPADREPELRGNGYVVRRYQGNLYLVGESMALPSVKLTLAPGQERVWGEWRLRLVAVANPEMPVPDIRISTRAGGERLRPAPDGPSKSLKNWLQEKNIPPWERARLPLLLEVKDGHEEVVGAGDLWLSDKYCGAAPTSGWRIVVERECN, encoded by the coding sequence ATGACACGGGCCGGTAACCCCGGCTCCGGATCAGGCTGGCCGGAGGCTCTCTGTGCCCCGGTCAGGCAGCTGCCTTCAGCACCCCGTTTACGAGTTGCCCTCAGTGGAGGGATGGACTCGGTCCTTCTTCTTCATGTTGTTGCAACCCTGCACACCGATTCAGGTCGGTTGTCCGCGGTCCACGTCAATCATCAACTGCAACCCAATGCCGATCGAACGGAGCAATTCTGCCAGCAACTTTGCCGCGAACTGGGTGTGCCTCTTGAGGTCCGCCGGGTTGTGATCAATGGCCGCGAGGACGGCGCCAGTGGAGGGGTTGAGGAAGCGGCAAGGACTGCCCGTTACAATGTCTTCGAAGAGGTACTGACGTCCGGCGAACTGTTGTTGATGGCCCATCATGGTGACGATCAGGCCGAGACGGTGCTGTTTCGATTGCTGCGAGGCACCGGCGTAGCCGGGCTTGGAGGCATGCCCCGTTCAAGGTCATTGGGCGACGGCATGCTGTATCGGCCCCTGCTGGGTTTCAGCCGCAATGAACTGGAAGCCTGGGCAGTCGCAAAGGGGATCAGCTGGGTTGAGGATCCCAGCAACACCGATGAGCGTTTTGACCGCAATTTCCTCCGTCAATCCATCATGCCACTTCTAAAGACCCGCTGGCCGTCACTGGTCAACCGTGTTGCGCACAGTGCACGTTCCTGTCGTGAGGGTGATGAGCTGGCCGGAAAACTGGCAGAAATCCGTTTCCAGCAGTGCGCTACCGACCAGGGGGCCATCAGCGTCGACGCTTTGGGGCAACTTGTCGAGGTGGAGCAAAAAAACCTGATTCGTTGGTGGATCATCCGTAACCGATACACTCCGCCATCCATTGCCGATTGGCCTCAGGTGATTGAAGATCTGGTCAGAGCGCCTGCGGATCGGGAACCCGAGTTGCGTGGTAATGGCTATGTGGTGCGCCGCTATCAGGGCAATCTGTATCTGGTTGGTGAATCCATGGCGCTGCCATCGGTTAAACTGACACTGGCTCCTGGCCAGGAACGGGTATGGGGAGAGTGGCGTCTGCGGCTGGTGGCAGTGGCTAACCCTGAAATGCCCGTGCCGGATATACGGATATCTACGAGGGCAGGAGGCGAGCGCCTCAGGCCGGCTCCCGATGGCCCCTCGAAATCCCTCAAGAACTGGCTGCAGGAAAAAAATATTCCACCCTGGGAGAGGGCACGGCTACCGCTGCTTCTGGAGGTGAAGGATGGCCACGAAGAAGTGGTCGGAGCCGGCGACCTGTGGCTTTCCGACAAATACTGTGGGGCGGCTCCAACAAGTGGCTGGCGCATTGTTGTGGAGCGGGAATGTAATTGA
- a CDS encoding CTP synthase, with amino-acid sequence MTRYIFVTGGVVSSLGKGIASASLAAILEARGLKVTILKLDPYINVDPGTMSPFQHGEVFVTEDGAETDLDLGHYERFIRTPMSRRNNFTTGRVYEEVIRKERRGDYLGGTVQVIPHITDEIKRRVVEGASGADVAMIEIGGTVGDIESLPFLEACRQLKVEVGPQRALFMHLTLVPYIATAGEIKTKPTQHSVKEMRSIGLQPDILLCRSEHEVDASSRRKIALFTNVEERAVIPLQDAKSIYAIPRMLHEFGLDQLVIERFGIDASPADLGEWDAVVESLMNPDHEVTIAMVGKYMELLDAYKSLIESLLHAGIKTRTKVRMNYIDSEDIERDGTGALHSADAILVPGGFGERGVEGKIRTVQYARENKVPYLGICLGMQVAVIEYARNVAGLKDAHSTEFREHTPEPVVGLITEWLDASGEKEERTEASDLGGTMRLGAQDCVVTEGSTIANCYGRKTIRERHRHRFEVNNHFLPQLEGAGLRISGRSTDGKLVEVVEVPDHPWFVACQFHPEFTSTPRDGHPLFKGFVEAALARKKES; translated from the coding sequence ATGACGCGTTATATTTTCGTCACCGGCGGTGTCGTGTCCTCCTTGGGGAAAGGTATCGCATCGGCCTCTCTGGCCGCGATACTTGAGGCACGCGGCCTGAAGGTCACTATTCTCAAGCTGGACCCATACATCAACGTGGACCCCGGCACCATGAGCCCGTTTCAGCACGGTGAGGTTTTTGTCACCGAAGATGGCGCGGAAACCGATCTGGACCTGGGGCACTATGAGCGGTTTATCCGCACGCCGATGTCACGCAGGAACAACTTCACCACCGGCCGCGTTTACGAGGAAGTCATTCGTAAGGAACGCCGCGGTGATTACCTGGGCGGCACGGTTCAGGTGATTCCCCACATTACTGACGAGATCAAGCGTCGTGTGGTCGAAGGCGCTTCCGGTGCCGATGTGGCGATGATCGAGATCGGCGGTACCGTGGGCGATATCGAATCTCTGCCTTTCCTCGAAGCCTGTCGTCAGTTGAAGGTGGAAGTCGGGCCCCAGCGCGCACTGTTCATGCACCTTACCCTGGTTCCGTACATTGCCACAGCCGGTGAGATCAAGACCAAGCCCACACAGCACTCGGTGAAAGAAATGCGGTCCATCGGCCTGCAGCCGGATATTCTGCTGTGTCGTTCCGAGCACGAGGTGGACGCCAGTTCCCGCCGCAAGATCGCGCTGTTTACCAACGTGGAAGAGCGGGCGGTCATTCCGCTCCAGGACGCCAAGTCCATCTATGCGATTCCGCGCATGCTTCACGAATTCGGCCTGGACCAGCTGGTGATCGAGCGTTTCGGCATTGACGCCAGCCCGGCCGATCTCGGTGAATGGGACGCGGTGGTCGAATCCCTGATGAACCCGGACCATGAAGTCACTATTGCCATGGTCGGCAAATACATGGAGCTGCTGGACGCCTACAAGTCCCTGATTGAATCCCTGCTCCATGCCGGCATCAAGACCCGCACCAAGGTCCGGATGAACTACATCGACTCTGAAGACATCGAGCGCGATGGCACCGGTGCACTCCATAGTGCCGATGCCATTCTGGTTCCCGGTGGCTTTGGCGAGCGTGGCGTGGAGGGCAAGATCCGCACTGTGCAATACGCCCGGGAAAACAAGGTTCCCTATCTGGGCATCTGTCTGGGTATGCAGGTTGCCGTTATCGAATACGCCCGCAACGTTGCCGGCCTGAAAGACGCCCACAGCACCGAATTCCGTGAACACACGCCGGAGCCGGTGGTAGGCCTGATTACCGAATGGCTGGATGCCAGCGGAGAAAAGGAAGAGCGCACCGAAGCCTCTGACCTCGGCGGCACCATGCGCCTGGGTGCCCAGGACTGCGTGGTGACAGAAGGCTCCACCATCGCCAACTGTTACGGTCGCAAGACCATCCGCGAGCGCCACCGGCACCGCTTTGAGGTGAATAACCATTTCCTGCCACAACTGGAAGGCGCCGGCCTGAGAATTTCCGGTCGCTCAACCGATGGCAAACTGGTGGAAGTGGTGGAAGTACCCGATCATCCCTGGTTTGTAGCCTGCCAGTTCCACCCGGAATTCACCTCCACTCCCAGGGACGGCCATCCGCTGTTCAAGGGTTTTGTAGAGGCAGCCCTGGCCCGTAAAAAGGAATCCTGA
- a CDS encoding septum formation initiator family protein, with protein MKLLWSIMIILILLLQVRLWVGEGSFAQVWGLEKAIAEQREVNDELAVRNERLYAEVRNLRGEKGAVEERARMNLGLIRNDETFFLVVEQ; from the coding sequence ATGAAGTTGCTCTGGTCCATCATGATTATTCTCATTCTCCTGCTACAGGTGCGCCTGTGGGTCGGAGAGGGCAGTTTTGCCCAGGTATGGGGACTGGAAAAGGCCATTGCCGAACAGCGCGAGGTAAATGATGAGCTGGCTGTTCGTAACGAACGTCTGTATGCCGAGGTTCGCAATCTCCGTGGCGAGAAGGGTGCGGTAGAAGAGCGGGCGCGCATGAACCTGGGACTGATCCGTAACGATGAAACCTTCTTCCTGGTGGTTGAGCAGTAA
- the accA gene encoding acetyl-CoA carboxylase carboxyl transferase subunit alpha, with protein MNPNYLDFEQPIADLEAKIEELRMVGNDTDINITDEISRLRKKSVSLTESIFSNLQPWDVSRLARHPRRPYTLDYVDMIFDDFDELHGDRRYADDQAIVGGTARLDGKPVMVIGHQKGREVRDKVKRNFGMPRPEGYRKALRLMEMAERFHMPILTFIDTPGAYPGIGAEERGQSEAIAFNLAVMSRLKTPIISTVVGEGGSGGALAIGVCDQLNMLQYSTYAVISPEGCASILWKSAEFASQAAEAMGVTADRLRDLGLADNVIAEPLGGAHRNPEKMAESLRATLSKGIAELSRLPAEELVSRRYERLTRYDTGR; from the coding sequence ATGAACCCTAACTATCTGGATTTCGAACAGCCTATTGCCGACCTTGAAGCCAAGATTGAAGAGCTTCGTATGGTGGGTAACGACACCGACATCAACATTACCGACGAGATCAGCCGGCTACGCAAAAAGAGCGTAAGCCTGACGGAAAGCATCTTCTCGAACCTTCAGCCCTGGGACGTGTCAAGACTGGCGCGCCATCCACGCAGGCCCTACACCCTCGACTACGTCGACATGATCTTTGACGATTTCGACGAGTTGCATGGTGACCGTCGGTACGCCGACGACCAGGCCATTGTTGGCGGTACTGCCCGGCTGGACGGTAAACCGGTGATGGTGATCGGCCACCAGAAGGGCCGGGAAGTGCGCGACAAGGTAAAGCGCAATTTCGGTATGCCCCGCCCTGAGGGCTATCGCAAGGCCCTGCGGTTGATGGAAATGGCCGAACGCTTCCACATGCCGATCCTCACGTTTATCGATACGCCAGGCGCCTATCCCGGTATTGGTGCCGAAGAGCGCGGCCAGAGTGAAGCGATTGCCTTCAATCTGGCAGTGATGTCACGCCTGAAAACGCCGATTATCTCCACGGTAGTGGGTGAGGGCGGTTCAGGTGGCGCACTGGCCATCGGTGTATGCGACCAGCTCAACATGCTCCAGTATTCCACCTATGCGGTTATCTCCCCTGAGGGCTGTGCCTCCATTTTGTGGAAGAGCGCAGAGTTTGCCTCCCAGGCTGCAGAGGCCATGGGGGTGACCGCTGACCGCCTGAGGGACCTTGGGCTGGCGGACAATGTGATTGCCGAGCCCCTGGGTGGGGCCCATCGCAACCCTGAGAAGATGGCCGAATCCCTTCGCGCGACCCTGAGCAAGGGCATTGCCGAACTTAGCCGTTTGCCGGCAGAAGAACTGGTGTCCCGCCGCTATGAGCGGTTGACCCGATATGACACGGGCCGGTAA